The following coding sequences lie in one Streptomyces xiamenensis genomic window:
- a CDS encoding TetR/AcrR family transcriptional regulator: MVSRLESAAATRRALVEAAADLLDEGGPGAVTLRAVGGRAEVSRGAPYGHFPDKEHLLAAVAARSWGQVSEDLEALIAAEHLTPPERLARALAGLMDVGRRRPHAYALMFGAPSTASSEAIAAVSRTHDQFLSIVAGALADPQRARPVGAMLLTSVHGIISFENGGLLEAKKWHVTGDQLVEMIIRTATAPQ; the protein is encoded by the coding sequence ATGGTCAGCCGATTGGAAAGTGCCGCAGCCACCCGGCGAGCGCTGGTCGAAGCTGCCGCCGATCTGCTGGACGAGGGCGGGCCCGGCGCGGTGACCCTGCGCGCCGTGGGGGGCAGGGCGGAGGTGTCTCGCGGTGCGCCGTACGGACATTTTCCGGACAAGGAGCACCTGCTCGCCGCGGTCGCAGCCAGGAGCTGGGGACAGGTTAGCGAAGACCTCGAAGCACTCATTGCGGCGGAACATCTGACGCCGCCCGAGCGCCTGGCGCGCGCACTGGCTGGCCTGATGGATGTCGGTCGGCGGCGCCCACACGCCTATGCGTTGATGTTTGGCGCGCCATCGACTGCCTCCAGCGAAGCGATCGCTGCGGTGTCACGCACGCACGACCAGTTCCTTTCGATCGTCGCGGGCGCCCTCGCGGATCCACAGCGCGCCCGGCCGGTCGGTGCGATGTTGCTGACCAGCGTGCACGGCATCATCAGCTTCGAGAACGGTGGTCTCCTGGAGGCCAAGAAGTGGCACGTTACCGGCGATCAGCTTGTCGAAATGATCATACGAACCGCAACCGCACCTCAATGA
- a CDS encoding SDR family oxidoreductase → MTTSYEHSEMILITGASTGMGAATARELARRGFHVLASVRRQSDADTLRNAGLEPVLLDITDPEQIASVSQRIADDPAGRPLRAVINNAGIAINAPVEVLSMEEWQRQFDVNFFGHVAVTKAVLPALHASGGRVVNISSIGGRIAMPTYGAYAAAKFAMEAMSDSLRRELAPHGVQVVVVEPGGVKTEMTGHGIERAKDTIATLSPTQRSRYGELLQAIINQATSFTDSGLSAEAAALVIAKAATARRPRTRYTIGRDAAVLTRLSRILSDKMLDRILAANLRPHYPKPHGA, encoded by the coding sequence ATGACAACGTCATATGAGCACTCCGAGATGATCCTTATTACCGGCGCGTCGACCGGCATGGGTGCCGCGACCGCCCGCGAGCTTGCCCGCCGCGGCTTTCATGTTCTGGCAAGCGTCCGGCGCCAATCCGACGCTGACACGCTGCGGAACGCGGGACTGGAGCCGGTGCTGCTGGACATCACCGATCCCGAACAGATCGCCTCAGTTTCCCAACGTATCGCCGACGACCCGGCAGGGCGACCGCTTCGCGCAGTGATCAACAACGCCGGCATCGCCATCAACGCGCCGGTCGAGGTGCTGTCGATGGAGGAGTGGCAACGGCAATTCGACGTGAACTTCTTCGGGCACGTCGCGGTGACCAAAGCCGTCCTGCCCGCACTGCACGCCAGCGGCGGCCGGGTGGTGAACATCAGCTCCATCGGAGGCCGGATCGCGATGCCGACCTACGGCGCCTACGCCGCTGCCAAGTTCGCCATGGAAGCGATGAGCGACTCCCTGCGGCGGGAGCTCGCACCTCACGGCGTGCAGGTCGTGGTCGTCGAGCCCGGCGGGGTAAAGACCGAGATGACCGGCCACGGCATCGAGCGGGCGAAAGACACCATTGCCACGTTGTCGCCGACCCAGCGCAGCCGCTACGGCGAGCTACTACAGGCGATCATCAACCAGGCGACATCGTTCACCGACTCCGGACTGTCCGCCGAGGCCGCAGCCCTGGTCATCGCCAAGGCCGCGACCGCCCGGCGCCCGCGCACCCGATACACCATCGGGCGCGACGCGGCCGTACTCACCCGCCTGTCACGGATCCTCTCCGACAAGATGCTCGACCGCATCCTTGCCGCCAACCTTCGCCCCCATTACCCCAAACCGCACGGCGCGTGA